One window of Trichoderma breve strain T069 chromosome 3, whole genome shotgun sequence genomic DNA carries:
- a CDS encoding ras family domain-containing protein, whose protein sequence is MAEIRRKLVIVGDGACGKTCLLIVFSKGAFPEVYVPTVFENYVADVQVDNKHVELALWDTAGQEDYDRLRPLSYPDSHVILICFAIDSPDSLDNVLEKWISEVVHFCSGLPIILVGCKADLRDDPNTIEALRATNQKPVSSSDAEAVAKKIGAYKYLECSARTGSGVREVFEHATRAALMSRSTRKSSHKKCLVL, encoded by the exons ATGGCTGAGATCCGCCGAaagctcgtcatcgtcggcgaCGGTGCCTGCGGTAAAACCTGTTTGTTGAT TGTCTTCTCCAAGGGCGCTTTCCCTGAG GTCTACGTCCCCACCGTTTTCGAGAACTACGTCGCCGACGTCCAGGTTGACAACAAGCACGTCGAGCTGGCCCTCTGGGATACGGCTGGCCAGGAAGATTATGACCGTCTCCGACCTCTCTCCTACCCCGACTCTCACGTCATCCTGATCTGCTTCGCCATTGATTCTCCTGACTCTCTGGACAACGTTCTTGAGAAG TGGATCTCTGAGGTCGTGCACTTCTGCTCAGGCCTTCCCATCATCTTGGTCGGCTGCAAGGCCGATCTGCGAGACGACCCCAACACCATCGAGGCCTTGAGGGCAACCAACCAGAAGCCGGTTTCCTCTTCGGAC GCTGAGGCTGTTGCCAAGAAGATCGGTGCGTACAAGTACTTGGAGTGCTCTGCTCGAACTGGCAGCGGTGTTCGCGAGGTCTTTGAGCACGCCACTCGCGCTGCTCTCATGTCTCGCTCCACCCGCAAGAGCAGCCACAAGAAGTGCCTTGTTCTGTAA